The nucleotide window CTGCCTTGTCCAGAATCATGCGAATGTGGCCCCACGGCAAATGTGCCACAAGCTGTGGCACATTTGCGGCCGCGCCCCAGGCCCGGACCATCGCAGTCATGTACTGCAGGTTCCGGTATGACAGACCCTTCATCTCGGGAAAGGAACCCGCGAGATCGGCGGCGAGCCGCCTGATGACTCCTGTCCCCCAGCCCTGACTCGTCTGGCGGGCGAGAATGTCCTTGCCCAGCGACCAGTAAAGCTCGATAACCAAGCTGTTGACGGTTCGCTGCGCCTGGATTCGCGCACCCGCGATCCGCGCCTTCAGTGCTTCCAGCAGGTCACCGTAATCCGCCGGAAGGTCGATTTCTGAAGACACCATGCCCCAACCCTATCTAGCAGCAGATGTGCCACAGCGTGTGGCACAGTTTAGCCGGTCGACGGAATGACGAATGATCCCTCATCGGGATGGAGTCGCCGCTAATTTGGCAGACGTGGGCGTGATGGAGGATCCGGTCCACGGTGGCACACCCAGGATCGCTACCAGATCCTCCTTGATCCCGATCAGGAACAGTCACTGCTCGTCTTTAAGGCGACGCTCGGTACCGAAAGTTACGACCGCCTGAAATTACTTGCCGTCATCGCCAATCAAAGTTAATAACCGCTTAGCGGCAATAAACGGATCGATTTGGCGTTGCTCCCCTGACGAGTTGTTCTACGCTACGGATTCTTTTGGGGGCTTCGAGGTCATCCTTCGGGTGGGCTCTGGGCGCGTGTGGATCATCTCCGGGGGTGATGAGGGCTCGAGGGCGGGATTGGTAATGTCGAAATATGACGATGCATCCAACAGTCGAGTCTTTTCAAGCTCAACAGCAGGGTAGAGCGCTGCTGACCGCACGCGGACGCTGGGTGCTTGGTTCTCGGAGTGGTTTTCGTTCGGCTGAGCGTGGCCACTTCCCGTCCGACCTTCCACGCCGTCTTGGCCAAAGTGGGCGCTGAGCTCGTGACTGTTGCAGCGGATTTCACTGTTATTGCTTCGCGCACACTCACCAGCGCTGACAGGGACGTGGTGGTAGACCTAGGCGCGCCGGTGAGGATGGACTCGGTACCGTACGACTGGTTCTGCCCTTACCGCATCACCGGATTACGGGGCGGCGCTGTTGAACAGTCGGCCTATGGAATTGACGCCGTTCAAGCGCTGATCCTCGCTCTCACTCATATAGGAGAACGGTTATCGCAAGCACCCGATCGAATTGCGTTTCAGGACCGGGCAGCCCTCGGTTTTCCTGTCATCGGAACAGGTCCTACAGAGAACACCTGGGTCATTCAGCTGCCTCTCTCGGTAGCCCCGGAATGATCTAGCTTTAAAAGTGAGTTGGTCTGGCTGGCTTATGTCGGGATTTTTGGGGAGTTGGGATCGG belongs to Arthrobacter tumbae and includes:
- a CDS encoding DUF6968 family protein — translated: MATSRPTFHAVLAKVGAELVTVAADFTVIASRTLTSADRDVVVDLGAPVRMDSVPYDWFCPYRITGLRGGAVEQSAYGIDAVQALILALTHIGERLSQAPDRIAFQDRAALGFPVIGTGPTENTWVIQLPLSVAPE